From Dehalococcoidales bacterium, the proteins below share one genomic window:
- a CDS encoding DUF2007 domain-containing protein: MNNIHKLIRVYQASGELEALAIKSMLESFGVPAMLRSNAAGSVHPFSVDGMGMVEVMVNQTDAEYALQLINDRIENV, encoded by the coding sequence TTGAACAACATTCATAAGCTGATAAGGGTTTACCAAGCATCGGGCGAGCTTGAAGCTTTAGCCATTAAAAGCATGCTTGAAAGCTTCGGTGTTCCAGCAATGCTAAGGTCTAATGCTGCCGGTTCAGTTCATCCGTTTTCAGTTGATGGTATGGGAATGGTCGAAGTGATGGTGAACCAGACAGACGCTGAATATGCCCTGCAACTTATTAACGATAGGATAGAAAATGTTTAA